The Paenibacillus sp. G2S3 region CACTGAGCTGGCACCCAGCTCTCTTGCGGCTTGCAAATGCTCCGCGCTTGGCGTAGTCGCTTCATCAACCAGCGGATCTGCATCCTTGAACGGATTGTCAAACAAGCCGAGCGCGTCTTTGAGTTCTAGCACCCGTATGACCGCCTCATCGATCAATGAGATATCAAGCTTGCCTTCCTCGACCAGATCAGCGCCGTGGTTAAGATAATGGGTGGACATCATTTCAATATCCAGTCCGGCAGCCAGACTTTTCTCCGCTGCTTCACGGCCATCCTGCGCAGCGCCATGAGGGATCAGCTCATTGACGGAATTGAAATCGGCAATCGTAACGCCGTTGAAGCCCCATTCCTCACGCAGAATTCCGCGGAGAAGTTTGGAATTGCCGCTTGCTGGTATACGATCAATCGTATTAAATGCGGCCATCACCATGGCTACACCAGCATCTACTGCAGCCTTATAGGCTGGCAGATAGAACTCTCGTAATACACCGAGAGACATATCCACCGTATTGTATTCTCGACCGCCTTCGGGAGCGCCATAGCCAGCGAAGTGCTTCACACAGGCAGCGATACGTCCTTTTTCTTTCAGGTCTTTGCCCTGATAGCCTCGTACCATGCTCTCGGTCACACGGGCATTCAGATAAGGATCTTCCCCAGATGTCTCCATCACCCGTCCCCAGCGTGGATCGCGTACGAGATCCGTCATAGGGGAGAAAGTGAGGTGAATGCCTGCAGCCGCGCTCTCTTTGGCTGCAATTTCAGCAAACCTTTCGCAGGCTTCAAGGTCAAAGCTACAACCTATCGCAAGCGGAATAGGAAGGATGGTTCTGTAACCATGAATGACATCTGCCATGATGAGAAGGGGAATCTTCTGTCGGCTGGATTGCAAATGCCGGGTCTGTAGATCAATCACATTCCTGGCACCAATGCCGTTTAGAACGCTTCCTATGTTCTCCATTACCTGCGGCTTAATGTTCAGTTCCTTGAATGGACCGGTTAAATCCACGGTATCATCCAAACCCCAATAGTGAGGGCCTAGCTGGGTTAATTGGGCCAATTTTTCTTCTAGCGTCATATCATTCACAAGATCTTGGATAAACGGTTTAGTCATGGTTAACACCTTCCTCGTGTACCGCATTGAAAGTTATTGTGACAAATAGATGTGCTATACCAATAAGAAAGCGCTTGCGATTTGAGTTCGCCGCTGTGCACACAGATAACTATTATTGGATGAGACATGAAATAGATTAGAACGGGGAGTTCATCGTCAGACATCATATATAGAGGCTGACATATGTGTGAAAGAACAGATAGAAACGTTTCCATTAACGATACATATCGATATTAGTCCGAAGACCATAAAAAGTCAATTATCTTCGTGAAATCAGCCGATTTATGATATTTAGGATGTGAAATGTGATTTTTATTACTAGAAAAACAAAAATAAAATGAATTGACAGCGCATACATCTAGGGAGTATGATTTTCGTACAGGGAGTTTCAAAGAAATTATGGAAACGTTTCTATATCATCCGATACGCTTTATCATAAAGGATGAGCAATCAGTTTCAAGCTGGTTGCGGGACAAGAAAGGAAGCTAAGTTATGCATGTGATGAAATGCATCTTTCAAATTGGAGGTGGGCTCATTGGCAAGAATTAAGCTTGCGGGTGGAAATATTGTCCGGGAAGTCATTAAGAACAAAGTGCTTTTTCTAATGTTGCTGCCTGTAATCCTATACTTCATTATTTTTCACTATGCCGTAATGCCTGGCGCTTACGTCGCATTCGTAGATTACAAGCTCAATAAGGGTATTTTCGGAAGTAACTTTATCGGTCTGAAAAACTTCGAGTTTTTGGTTCAAAATGGCGATCTGTGGAATATTACCAAGAACACGCTGCTCTACAACATCGTTTTCCTAGCTCTGGGTAACATTATTCAAATTGTGTTTGCCATTATGCTTTCGGAGATCTCGGGCAAGTGGTTCAAGAAAGTGTCTCAATCCGTTATTCTCCTACCTTACTTTATCTCTATGGTTATCGTCGGTGTGTTTGCCTACAATATATTCAATTTCAATTCCGGGTTCATCAATACGATGCTAACCGGAATGGGGCTAGACCGTTACGAGTTTTATTCTGATCCGGGCATATGGAAATATATCATTGTAGCCTTCAAGATCTGGGCCGCTACCGGATATGGAATGATTGTCTATCTGGCAACGATCACAGGGATTAATCATGATCTGTACGAGGCTGCTTATATGGACGGAGCCACTACCTGGCAGCGGATCCGTTATATGACCTTACCGATTCTGAAGCCAACCTTTATTCTGCTTTTACTGTTTGGTATGGGTGGAATTCTCAAGGGCTCCTTTGACCTTTTCTATAATCTGATCGGTACGAACTCGGTGCTGTATCCGCAGACGGATATTATCGATACCTATGTCTTCCGTTCACTGGTGGGACAATTCAACTTCTCTATGGGCGCCGCTGTGGGCTTCTACCAATCCATGTTTGGCCTGATTCTGGTGCTAGTAGTTAACTTTATTGTACGCAAGGTCGAGCCAGACAGCGCATTGTTCTAAAACCAGACACGAAACAGGGGTGATGAATATGGAAACTCAAAAAATCAAACAGGATTCGGGAAGTATTATCATAAAAGTGATTAGCTATATCTGCATTAGTATCTTTGCACTGTTCTGTGTATTTCCCTTCGCACTAATGATCTCATCATCGTTCATGAACGAGCAGGAAATTGTCCGTGAAGGCTACAAGCTGCTGCCTAAGGAATTTTCATTTAAGGCTTACGAATTGTTATTTAACAACTCTACGCAATTGGTAAATGCTTATAAGATTACTATTTTTATAACCGTAGTGGGTACGGTCCTTGGACTGTTCATGATGTCGATGGCTGGCTTCGTGCTTAACCGCAAGGATTTCAAGTATCGCAACTTCTTTTCCTTTCTAATTTATTTTACGACACTCTTCAGCGGTGGCTTGATTCCAACGTACATCCTGATGGTCAAGCACCTGCATATGAAAGACAACTTATTTGCCATGATTCTACCTGCTGTAGTTGGCGCATGGTCGATCTTCCTGATGCGTAATTTCATGAAGGCGATTCCGGATTCCTTATATGAATCTGCTACCATTGACGGTGCTGGCGACTTCCGTATTTATTGGCGGATATTTATTCCGCTGGCGGTTCCTTCCTTAGCTACCATCGGGCTTTTCTCGGCGATAGGCTTTTGGAATGAGTGGTACAACGGGATGTTATATATGGACTCCCCGACGAAATATCCACTCCAATACTTCTTGCAGCGAATGGTCAATCAGACGAATCTCGGTACACTAATCAACTCGGGGGCAGTTATCAATACGGCTGATCTTCCAACGCAATCCATCAAGATGGCTACAGCTGTGCTGGCCACCGGGCCAATTATTCTCCTCTATCCATTTGTACAGCGTTATTTCGTAACAGGCCTCACCGTCGGGGCTGTAAAGGGTTAATGGACGTCTCCTTTTCGAAGGCGCGTTTATTATAAATGCAATTCATAAATAGAAGAGAAAAGGGAGGCTTACCTAATGAAAGGTAAAAAAATTGCGTCTTCTTTAATTGCTGTACTCATGCTTACTGGGGCATTGACAGCCTGTTCATCGAAGAACAACGAGGCAAGTAATGATCCGGCAGCTACGAAGGCACCAGAAGCTTCAACGAATGCAGGAGGAGTAGATACTTCTAAAGAAGCTAAGTTGGTGTACTACCTGTGGGGCAGTGAAGGCGTTCAAAATAAGGCGATTCTTGCTGAGATTAACAAAAAGCTCAAGGCTGATCTCAACGCTACAATTGAAGTGAAGTATATTGACTGGCCGGATATCAATACGAAATATCCGTTGCTATTTGCTTCTGGTGAGCAGTTTGATATGTCTCATGCATCTCCTGGAGCACCAGTATCCTATTTTACATTAGCTAGTGAAGGCGCTTTAGTGGACCTTACCGATATGCTCGATAAAGTTGCTCCTAAGCTGAAAGCGGAAATCCCTGCTAGCGTGTGGGAGAATACTAAGTACAAAGGTAAAATCTATGGTGTTCCGAGTCTTTATAGCGAATACACACCAAATGGTTATGCTTATCGTGTAGACTTGCTGAAAAAATACGGCATGGAAAAAATTACAACTATCGATGATATGGTTAAATACATGGATAATGTTGTTGCCAATGAGTCCTTCCCACCAATTAACGGTAAGTCTGAAGATGCGGCCAATATGTTCAGAATGCTCGTAGATACTACAGGAATGTGGCTTAACGCACCTGGTATATCTTTGAATGAACTGAATCTTGTGACCAAAAGTCCAGAGGACTACAAGACCGTCTTCCATCCAGCATACACTCAAGAATTTGAAGATTGGGCTGTGAAGATGCGTGAATGGGCAGATAAAGGATACTGGGGCAAAGATGTGCTGTCTGCAACTCTTGGTAGCAAAGATAACTTCAGAGCAGCAAACTCCGCAGGTTATTTGACTCATGCTCAGGACTGGATCGGCCAATACGGTGCAGATTTGAAGGCACAACCAGAGGCAGAAACTGCATTCTTTACTTTTGCGGAAGCCAACAAGAAGATCAAACGTAAGATGGGCGTTGACAACTCGACTGTAATCAGCACGAACTCCGAGAATCCAGAGCGCTCTCTGATGGTGATCGAGAAGTTCATGACTGACGAAAGCTACTACAACCTCATCCAAAACGGTATTGAAGGCAAACAATATGTTATGGAAAATGGTGTTAAAAAGCAGCCTGCAGGTTTCAACGAAAAAACGGACGGCGGAGGTTTCGCTGCTTGGTCACTTCGTAATGACAAATTCGTAGTTCCTACGGATACAGAAAATCCAATTCGTAACTCCTTGTTTGCAGAGTGGGATAAAGTCGCTATCGATGATCCATACAATGGCTTTAGCTTTGATCCAGCTAATGTAACTACAGAAATTGCTTCTATCTCCAACGTGAATTCCCAGCTTGGTATTCAATTGATGCTTGGTAAAACAAGCAAAGATCCTAAAGCTGCTGTAGCGGATTACCGTGAGCAACTGAAAAAAGCAGGAATTGACAAGGTTATTGCCGAAGTAGAAAAGCAATTGGCTGAGTTTGTTCCAGTGAACTAAAGAACGTTAAAAGGTGTGAGGGAGCTATAGTAGCATATAGCTCCCTTACTCATAAGTGGGGGAGTACAGTGGACGTAAATATCAAGGATATCGCGCGGATTTCCGGTGTGGGCATCTCGACGGTTTCCAGGGTCATCAACAATAAGGGGCTGGTGAGTAAGGCTACACGGGAAAAGGTTCTGAATGTTGTTAAGGAATACAATTACATTCCCAATTCCAATGCAAGAAATCTAAAAACTACGGAGTCTAAGAACATTGCACTTATGGTTAAGGGGATTACGAATCCGTTCTTCTCCAATATGATCAAAGAAATCGAGCGGCAGGCTAATCTGCGAGGGTACCCTTTCCTCATTCATCAGGTAGAGGATGGGACGGATGAAATTAATGCTGCGATTCAGCTGACCAAAGAAAAGAATCTATGCGGAATCATCTTCATGGGCGGAACCTACAATCATTCTGAAGAGAAATTCAAGCAGCTGACGGTCCCATTTGTTCTGACAACGATCACCTCTACACAAGAGGTGGACCCTGATATTTTTTCCAGTGTCACCATTAATGAATTGAAAGAAGCCTACAAGGCTACCAATTATTTGATCTCACTTGGGCATGAGAATATCGGTTTTCTAGCTAAATCCCCATTACTGGATGAAACTACAGGGAACCGGCGATATTTGGGCTATAAAAAAGCACTGGAAGAACATAATCTGCCTTATGATGCACAACTGGTGGAGGATTGTGAATACAGTCCTAGCTCGGGATTTGATGCAGCGCGAAGACTGCTTAAAAGGAATAAGGGTGTAACCGCAATATTTGCGGCTTCTGACACGATTGCTATCGGTGCTGCCAAAGCGGTGCTTACCGCGGGGTTGTCTATTCCAGATGATATTTCAATCATTGGCTTTGACGGGATCGAAATGGCTGAATATTTTCATCCTTCACTTGATACGATCAGCCAACCGGGTACAGAAATGGCTTTATCTAGTGTGGGCGTTCTGTTTGATCTAATTTCTGGAAGGTCAGGTCATCAGCATATTGTCTACGATGCGGTATTGCTCAAGCGAGGCTCTTGCAAGATGATCAAAACACTTAAGGTATAATACTGACTATAACGCTATCATTGGAGTGGTAACCCAAATGCAAGACACATTAAGAATAGGTACTTTGGTTCGTGGCGGGGAGGCTGTCGCCGTTATTCCGCAAATTGTTCAGCATGGGTTTGAATCCTTTAACCTGAACTTTTGGCAGACCACTGGTGAAACCAATCTTGTTGAAACAGCTGCACGGCTCAGGGAACTAGCCGCTGAGCATGATTTCGTTATCTCTTCTGTTGGAATTTATGGTAATCCACTTTCAGGAACCGGCGACAACGCTGACACACTTGCTAGCTGGGAGCGGCTGATTGATCATGCGCATTTATTCGGCACGGATATTATCGGTGGTTTCACTGGACGTCTGCCGGGTTCGTCAATCGACGAGTCGATTCCGAAATTTGCAGAGGTGTTCGGAGAATTGTCCAAGAGGGCAGCGGATCGAGGTCTAAGAATTGCTTTTGAGAATTGTTCTATGGGTGGAAATTGGCAGGCGGGAGAGTGGAACATCGCTCACAATCCTTCAGCCTGGGAGAAAATGTTCAATGCTGTACCAGCAGACAATCTGGGTCTGGAATGGGAACCGTGCCACCAGCTGATCGGTCTGATCGATCCGATTCCGCAGCTGCGCAAATGGGTGGATAAGGTGTTCCATGTACATGGCAAGGATGCCACGATTGCCTGGGATATCGTCAAGGAATACGGAATTCATGGACCTAAGCCTTATGTGTGGGACAGGACGCCTGGCTTCGGGGATACGAATTGGGTGGATATCATTACGATTCTGCGCCAAGCCGGCTATAAGGGAACTATTGATATTGAAGGCTGGCATGATCCTGTGTACCAGGGTGAACTAGAAATGACTGGACAAGTACATGCGCTAAATTATTTGAAGTATTGCCGAGGTGGCAGTTTTGTCCCTAATCCGGTGTAAAGGATATCAGATAATAACAACCCAAAAATGACCTCAAAACCCACAGTGAAGTGGAGGATGAGGTCATTTTTACATACATAACTTTAATCCCGAATAAGATATCCTTGTCCAAGCTGGATTTCATTAAAGCCTGCCATGTGGCGAGCTTGAAAGCGAATCGGCATAAATCCACCAATAATAATGATGTTTTTGATATCCGCAGCCCCATCTGAAGGCAGTGAAAAGGATTTGATATAGGTGAATTCTTCCGCGAGTGTGGTGTGAATCGCGTTAATGAGTGGGTCATGTTCACCTTTTCCCATTAGATTCATTAGGAGATACCCTTCGGCATTCAGTTTTGAATGCGCGATGCTGAAAAATTCACTGGAGATTAAGTGCCTCGGTGTGCCCGCGGCGGTGAAAGCGTCCAAGATGATGTAATCATATTTCTGTGGCTCCTCACCTTCAAGGATCTGACGTCCGTCACCGATCACTACATTATCTGGGCTGTATCCAAAATAGCGGCGGCTTAATTCGACTACTTCGCTGTCTACCTCGGCAACTTTGAATCTTTTCTGCGGAAAATACCCGGCAATCGTTCCAACCCCGTGTCCAATAAGAAAGACGTCCTCGAAAGCGGTAAGGTTGAATTCCATTAAGTGAATGATGGCTTGCGGATATTCGAAGAGAATTCGTTCCCGATTATTAAGATCTATCGCACCTTGAGTGGCATTATTCGAGAATTGCATGACGCGGAATGCCCCTTTTTCTCCATATAGTTCTGTTGTGTCATAGACGGTGATTTCATGATTATTGCTGCTCGTGTGAAGCTGTGCTTGCAAGTGATCAATCTCCTTATACGATAGAAATTCGTTTATATTCATTGGGTGTGACGCCGACTACACGTTTGAAGAGCTTATTGAAATAGGCAGGATCGCCAT contains the following coding sequences:
- a CDS encoding fused MFS/spermidine synthase — encoded protein: MQAQLHTSSNNHEITVYDTTELYGEKGAFRVMQFSNNATQGAIDLNNRERILFEYPQAIIHLMEFNLTAFEDVFLIGHGVGTIAGYFPQKRFKVAEVDSEVVELSRRYFGYSPDNVVIGDGRQILEGEEPQKYDYIILDAFTAAGTPRHLISSEFFSIAHSKLNAEGYLLMNLMGKGEHDPLINAIHTTLAEEFTYIKSFSLPSDGAADIKNIIIIGGFMPIRFQARHMAGFNEIQLGQGYLIRD
- a CDS encoding DUF3502 domain-containing protein — translated: MKGKKIASSLIAVLMLTGALTACSSKNNEASNDPAATKAPEASTNAGGVDTSKEAKLVYYLWGSEGVQNKAILAEINKKLKADLNATIEVKYIDWPDINTKYPLLFASGEQFDMSHASPGAPVSYFTLASEGALVDLTDMLDKVAPKLKAEIPASVWENTKYKGKIYGVPSLYSEYTPNGYAYRVDLLKKYGMEKITTIDDMVKYMDNVVANESFPPINGKSEDAANMFRMLVDTTGMWLNAPGISLNELNLVTKSPEDYKTVFHPAYTQEFEDWAVKMREWADKGYWGKDVLSATLGSKDNFRAANSAGYLTHAQDWIGQYGADLKAQPEAETAFFTFAEANKKIKRKMGVDNSTVISTNSENPERSLMVIEKFMTDESYYNLIQNGIEGKQYVMENGVKKQPAGFNEKTDGGGFAAWSLRNDKFVVPTDTENPIRNSLFAEWDKVAIDDPYNGFSFDPANVTTEIASISNVNSQLGIQLMLGKTSKDPKAAVADYREQLKKAGIDKVIAEVEKQLAEFVPVN
- a CDS encoding ABC transporter permease subunit, with amino-acid sequence MARIKLAGGNIVREVIKNKVLFLMLLPVILYFIIFHYAVMPGAYVAFVDYKLNKGIFGSNFIGLKNFEFLVQNGDLWNITKNTLLYNIVFLALGNIIQIVFAIMLSEISGKWFKKVSQSVILLPYFISMVIVGVFAYNIFNFNSGFINTMLTGMGLDRYEFYSDPGIWKYIIVAFKIWAATGYGMIVYLATITGINHDLYEAAYMDGATTWQRIRYMTLPILKPTFILLLLFGMGGILKGSFDLFYNLIGTNSVLYPQTDIIDTYVFRSLVGQFNFSMGAAVGFYQSMFGLILVLVVNFIVRKVEPDSALF
- a CDS encoding carbohydrate ABC transporter permease: METQKIKQDSGSIIIKVISYICISIFALFCVFPFALMISSSFMNEQEIVREGYKLLPKEFSFKAYELLFNNSTQLVNAYKITIFITVVGTVLGLFMMSMAGFVLNRKDFKYRNFFSFLIYFTTLFSGGLIPTYILMVKHLHMKDNLFAMILPAVVGAWSIFLMRNFMKAIPDSLYESATIDGAGDFRIYWRIFIPLAVPSLATIGLFSAIGFWNEWYNGMLYMDSPTKYPLQYFLQRMVNQTNLGTLINSGAVINTADLPTQSIKMATAVLATGPIILLYPFVQRYFVTGLTVGAVKG
- a CDS encoding LacI family DNA-binding transcriptional regulator, whose protein sequence is MDVNIKDIARISGVGISTVSRVINNKGLVSKATREKVLNVVKEYNYIPNSNARNLKTTESKNIALMVKGITNPFFSNMIKEIERQANLRGYPFLIHQVEDGTDEINAAIQLTKEKNLCGIIFMGGTYNHSEEKFKQLTVPFVLTTITSTQEVDPDIFSSVTINELKEAYKATNYLISLGHENIGFLAKSPLLDETTGNRRYLGYKKALEEHNLPYDAQLVEDCEYSPSSGFDAARRLLKRNKGVTAIFAASDTIAIGAAKAVLTAGLSIPDDISIIGFDGIEMAEYFHPSLDTISQPGTEMALSSVGVLFDLISGRSGHQHIVYDAVLLKRGSCKMIKTLKV
- the bglX gene encoding beta-glucosidase BglX; this encodes MTKPFIQDLVNDMTLEEKLAQLTQLGPHYWGLDDTVDLTGPFKELNIKPQVMENIGSVLNGIGARNVIDLQTRHLQSSRQKIPLLIMADVIHGYRTILPIPLAIGCSFDLEACERFAEIAAKESAAAGIHLTFSPMTDLVRDPRWGRVMETSGEDPYLNARVTESMVRGYQGKDLKEKGRIAACVKHFAGYGAPEGGREYNTVDMSLGVLREFYLPAYKAAVDAGVAMVMAAFNTIDRIPASGNSKLLRGILREEWGFNGVTIADFNSVNELIPHGAAQDGREAAEKSLAAGLDIEMMSTHYLNHGADLVEEGKLDISLIDEAVIRVLELKDALGLFDNPFKDADPLVDEATTPSAEHLQAARELGASSVVLLKNDNDTLPLKRGMKIGMAGPFATSIHVLGGWSGTEKDPAVSLYNGVSQKTSASDIITAMTGELGSMLEGVFDVEDEIEEAFQRLKDCDVILAAVGENQQDTGEGGSKTNLRLSTNQEKLIWRLKDTGKKIVTLVFSGRPLELKPILEASDALLQAWFLGTESGNSLADVLFGDYNPSGRLSMSFPYSVGQIPVYYNAYQTGRPYDPLYPNVRYVTRYLDCPNDPLFCFGYGLSYSSFDYSNFKVDAADRVVASIEVENTSDIAGKETVQLYIHDVSASVVRPVKELKGFRQITLAAHEKQVVSFEITRDMLMFYGKDDQLLFEPGEFDIMIGRSSGDHFTQRIWIG
- a CDS encoding sugar phosphate isomerase/epimerase, with the protein product MQDTLRIGTLVRGGEAVAVIPQIVQHGFESFNLNFWQTTGETNLVETAARLRELAAEHDFVISSVGIYGNPLSGTGDNADTLASWERLIDHAHLFGTDIIGGFTGRLPGSSIDESIPKFAEVFGELSKRAADRGLRIAFENCSMGGNWQAGEWNIAHNPSAWEKMFNAVPADNLGLEWEPCHQLIGLIDPIPQLRKWVDKVFHVHGKDATIAWDIVKEYGIHGPKPYVWDRTPGFGDTNWVDIITILRQAGYKGTIDIEGWHDPVYQGELEMTGQVHALNYLKYCRGGSFVPNPV